In Synechococcales cyanobacterium T60_A2020_003, the genomic stretch AGTTCTTCTCCGGTTTGATCGCCGTGCATGACGATGATCGTGGGCATCGATTGCTGGGTTTGCATGGGAAGGGATGTCATGAATCACTGCAGGTAGTGTTCACAAATTTTGGTCGGTGAGCGATCGCCAAAACAGTCAAAATGAGTACGAAACAGAGAAGCTTCCAATGGTCTTAGGATTTGCCCCTCGGTTCGGTCATGTCGGAATCCGGAGAAAATGCCCTAACTCACGCGACTATACCACCGCAGCAACACCCGCGCTAACCGCTCTGAATGGTGACGCACTTTATGGCTAATCGGGTCTTCGTCCATAATGTTGGCAATTACAATTCGGCTTCCCGATTGGATTACGGCCTCGCGATCAAAGTAGACCGGATGGGAATTTTCCTGGGCGTAGCGGATCAGGGCACTCGCAGAGGGCGACTTCTTGTGAACCAGCACGGCATCAAAAATGCGCTGACCGCAGACTTGATCCAACGCTCGAATATGATCAGAAACCGTGTAGCCCTGGGTTTCACCCGGTTGGGTCATAATATTGCACACGTAGATTCGGGGCGCATCGGCATGGGCGATCGCCTCTCGAATCTCAGGAACCAGCAGATTGGGAATGACGCTGGTATAGAGACTGCCCGGCCCAATTACAATGTAATCCGCCTCCTGAATCGCTTGAATCGCCTTGGGCAACGCAGGGGGATTATGGGGGTGACAGCCAATGTTCACAATCGTACCGTTTGCTTCAGGAATCTGAGATTCGCCCTCCACATACCGCCCATCGGCCAGTTCTGCCCAGAGCTTTACATCGCTGAGAGTAGCCGGAAGCACTTCCCCCCGAATCGCTAAAACTTTAGAGCTAGCGGCGATCGCCTGTTCCAAATCCCCCGTTACCTCACTCATTGCCGTCAGGAACAAATTCCCGAAACTGTGCCCGATCAAACCATCCCCAGCCTGAAAGCGATACTGAAATAGCTCCGTCAGCAACTTTTCCTCATCTGCCAGAGCCGCGAGA encodes the following:
- a CDS encoding YvcK family protein — translated: MFIDRIKQLLNPAKASYRRPNRVDQWFKWLSPGLFVKRWLVISAAGVLLTGLGLAIWSKLTPVFYFTQFVSNLLNFITDLVPNYISGPLVVLIGLLLILWGQTRTLGAITDVLMPEGDDELVDMLITHRRLRRGPRIVVLGGGTGLSNLLRGLKIYSANITAIVTVADDGGSSGRLRREIGVLPPGDIRNCLAALADEEKLLTELFQYRFQAGDGLIGHSFGNLFLTAMSEVTGDLEQAIAASSKVLAIRGEVLPATLSDVKLWAELADGRYVEGESQIPEANGTIVNIGCHPHNPPALPKAIQAIQEADYIVIGPGSLYTSVIPNLLVPEIREAIAHADAPRIYVCNIMTQPGETQGYTVSDHIRALDQVCGQRIFDAVLVHKKSPSASALIRYAQENSHPVYFDREAVIQSGSRIVIANIMDEDPISHKVRHHSERLARVLLRWYSRVS